In Gemmatimonadetes bacterium T265, one DNA window encodes the following:
- a CDS encoding putative pterin-4-alpha-carbinolamine dehydratase: MHPDRLTDIPIHRALGQLPGWARKGDELVKNYPFPNFAAGVAFVNRVARVAEAANHHPDLDLRYAKVVCHLTTHSAGGITQKDLDMAGAIERVAGS; this comes from the coding sequence ATGCACCCCGATCGGCTCACCGACATCCCGATCCACCGCGCACTCGGCCAGCTCCCCGGCTGGGCCCGCAAGGGCGACGAGCTCGTGAAGAACTACCCGTTCCCGAACTTCGCGGCGGGCGTCGCGTTCGTGAACCGCGTCGCGCGGGTGGCGGAGGCGGCGAATCACCACCCGGACCTCGACCTGCGGTACGCGAAGGTGGTCTGCCATCTCACCACGCACAGCGCGGGCGGGATCACGCAGAAGGACCTCGACATGGCCGGTGCGATCGAACGTGTCGCGGGCAGTTGA
- a CDS encoding BAX inhibitor protein has protein sequence MGVSRLYASAAPVRTGAERATLVRRTYSLVFASILVTMLGVAFAQTQPALLGFAWQHPFIMFIATFVPLMAAQALRDRFPVNIALTFAFTFAEGVFLAPFLMLMERNAPGVTSQAALLTGSTFAVLTGYAFVSRRDFSAWGSFLITGLWVLIGASLLTFIFPSAAAGLWIAGVGTLLFSGLLVFDTWRLRNVYGPDDYVIAAVQIYLDLLNMFLFILRLLGGGRRN, from the coding sequence ATGGGTGTCTCTCGGCTCTACGCATCCGCCGCTCCCGTCCGCACGGGCGCCGAGCGCGCGACGCTGGTCCGCCGCACGTATTCCCTCGTCTTCGCGAGCATCCTCGTCACGATGCTCGGCGTCGCGTTCGCGCAGACGCAGCCCGCGCTGCTCGGCTTCGCCTGGCAGCATCCCTTCATCATGTTCATCGCGACGTTCGTCCCGCTCATGGCCGCGCAGGCCTTGCGGGACCGCTTCCCGGTGAACATCGCGCTGACCTTCGCGTTCACGTTCGCGGAGGGCGTGTTCCTCGCGCCGTTCCTGATGCTGATGGAGCGCAACGCGCCCGGCGTCACGTCGCAGGCGGCCCTCCTCACCGGCAGCACGTTCGCCGTGCTCACGGGCTACGCCTTCGTCAGCCGCCGCGACTTCTCCGCCTGGGGCTCGTTCCTCATCACGGGGCTGTGGGTGCTGATCGGCGCATCGCTCCTCACCTTCATCTTCCCGAGCGCCGCGGCCGGGCTCTGGATCGCGGGCGTCGGCACGCTGCTCTTCAGCGGGCTACTCGTCTTCGACACCTGGCGCCTGCGCAACGTCTACGGCCCGGACGACTACGTCATCGCGGCCGTGCAGATCTATCTCGACCTGCTGAACATGTTCCTCTTCATCCTCCGCCTCCTCGGCGGCGGCCGTCGCAACTGA